One genomic region from Pseudomonas sp. R5-89-07 encodes:
- a CDS encoding methyl-accepting chemotaxis protein: MQRDLRSMIEVVRSNAHGVNGMSERLSQGCHEVAGSSQQQSAAASTMAAAASEMTASIEEITRHAGHALDMANQAQTLAKDGGRIIHQVVSDMDGIARSAQQSAQVIRTLDKESEAIYSIIQVIKGIADQTNLLALNAAIEAARAGEQGRGFAVVADEVRSLAGRTSASTQEIASMVGRIQQNTREAVTSMEEGVAQVDKGMAVTADVERAIREILQATLNTTELVNDISRTISEQSLASNEIAHQVEMIAGMSESNSRVIAGTASTTDELSSLAGKLSQSVDRFKM, encoded by the coding sequence ATGCAGCGTGATTTGCGCAGCATGATCGAAGTGGTGCGCAGCAATGCCCATGGCGTCAATGGCATGAGCGAGCGACTGAGCCAGGGCTGCCATGAAGTGGCGGGCAGCAGCCAGCAGCAAAGCGCGGCCGCCAGTACCATGGCCGCCGCCGCGAGTGAAATGACCGCCAGCATCGAAGAAATCACCCGCCATGCCGGGCACGCGCTGGACATGGCCAACCAGGCGCAAACCCTGGCCAAGGACGGCGGCCGGATCATTCATCAAGTGGTCAGCGACATGGACGGCATCGCACGCTCGGCACAGCAATCGGCCCAGGTGATTCGCACGCTGGACAAAGAATCCGAGGCCATCTACAGCATCATCCAGGTGATCAAGGGCATCGCTGACCAAACCAACCTGCTGGCCCTGAACGCCGCCATTGAAGCCGCCCGCGCCGGCGAGCAGGGCCGTGGCTTTGCCGTGGTGGCCGATGAAGTACGCAGCCTGGCCGGACGCACTAGCGCCTCGACCCAGGAAATCGCCAGCATGGTCGGGCGTATTCAGCAGAACACCCGCGAAGCGGTGACCAGCATGGAGGAGGGCGTTGCTCAAGTGGATAAGGGCATGGCCGTGACCGCCGACGTGGAACGCGCGATTCGCGAGATCCTCCAGGCCACGCTCAACACCACGGAACTGGTAAACGATATTTCCCGCACCATCAGCGAACAGAGCCTGGCCAGCAACGAGATCGCCCATCAGGTGGAGATGATTGCGGGAATGTCGGAAAGCAATAGCCGCGTGATTGCGGGCACGGCGTCGACGACGGATGAGCTGTCGAGCCTGGCGGGGAAACTGTCGCAGTCGGTGGATCGATTTAAGATGTAA
- a CDS encoding multidrug effflux MFS transporter encodes MPRSVAHLALLLGLITAVGPFAIDSYLPALPTLGASLHASPAAVQMSLTVFFMIIGVCQLFYGPISDVFGRKMPIYVGLVIFTVGSIGCALAPTIEVLIGFRAVQAFGACAGMVIPRAIVRDLYTGHEAARLMALLMLVMSVSPILAPLAGSLVISIWSWREVFALLAVVALLCLVMTVVQLPETHPVERRLGKTLGNAFGSYGALLRDPVFSGLSVVCGFGLATFFVFIGSAPFVYIEYFGLTPTQFSLCFAVNAASFFAMSQLTARLSARFGLAPLIRWSVMAVAAVMALLAATTLWGINLALMMTLLFIGFGFLGLLLPAAGVLSLEDHGAVAGSASALLGAIQMVTAAVSMTLVGLFADHTPAPMLVGIALCAAAAMLIVVWTLRRLPPHLASA; translated from the coding sequence ATGCCTCGAAGCGTCGCCCACCTCGCCCTGCTGTTGGGCTTGATCACCGCCGTCGGCCCGTTTGCCATCGACAGCTATTTGCCGGCGTTGCCAACCCTGGGCGCCAGCCTTCACGCTTCGCCGGCTGCCGTGCAGATGAGCTTGACGGTGTTCTTCATGATCATTGGGGTGTGCCAGCTGTTTTACGGCCCGATCAGTGATGTGTTTGGCCGAAAAATGCCGATTTACGTCGGCTTGGTGATTTTTACCGTCGGTAGCATTGGCTGTGCACTGGCGCCGACCATCGAAGTGTTGATCGGCTTTCGCGCGGTGCAGGCATTTGGTGCATGCGCGGGCATGGTGATTCCACGGGCGATTGTCCGCGACCTGTACACCGGCCACGAGGCAGCGCGCCTGATGGCCTTGTTGATGCTGGTGATGAGCGTTTCGCCAATCCTTGCGCCATTGGCCGGTAGCCTGGTGATTTCGATCTGGAGCTGGCGCGAGGTGTTTGCGCTATTGGCCGTGGTGGCGCTGCTGTGCCTGGTGATGACGGTCGTGCAACTGCCGGAAACCCATCCGGTGGAACGTCGGTTGGGCAAGACCCTGGGCAACGCATTCGGCAGTTACGGCGCCCTGCTCCGCGATCCGGTGTTCAGCGGGTTGTCGGTGGTCTGCGGGTTTGGCCTGGCCACGTTCTTCGTGTTTATCGGCAGCGCGCCCTTTGTGTACATCGAATACTTCGGCCTGACCCCCACGCAATTCAGCCTGTGCTTTGCAGTGAATGCGGCGTCGTTTTTTGCCATGAGCCAACTGACGGCACGCCTGAGCGCCCGCTTTGGCCTGGCGCCGCTGATTCGCTGGTCGGTAATGGCCGTGGCGGCTGTGATGGCGTTGCTGGCAGCCACGACGCTGTGGGGTATTAACCTGGCCTTGATGATGACGCTGCTGTTCATCGGTTTCGGTTTTCTTGGCCTGTTGTTACCGGCCGCCGGGGTGTTGTCGCTGGAAGATCATGGCGCCGTGGCAGGTTCGGCGTCTGCCCTGCTTGGCGCGATTCAGATGGTTACCGCTGCAGTGTCGATGACGTTGGTAGGGCTGTTCGCCGACCATACGCCTGCGCCGATGTTGGTAGGCATCGCGCTGTGCGCGGCTGCCGCCATGCTCATAGTGGTGTGGACGCTGCGCCGGTTGCCGCCACACCTGGCAAGCGCTTGA
- the xerC gene encoding tyrosine recombinase XerC: MTESIRNPLTLYLTRLAPSSQLTMRYVLQDAADRLGFEDVNLEDIDWHLLQPEQVIALVAALREDGYAPNTSSLYVNAVRGVMNEAWRMSLISQEHLLKMRSVKAASGTRLGQGRNLRRTLIREMMEVCAADPRPQGLRDAAVIGILYGSGMRKSESVNLDLAQVDFEQRSLRVIGKGNKELVKYAPGWAFAKLQAWLEFRRGQLKEGEQDDPFLFNRIRRGSHITRERITKHAIYYIARQRGDQVGVKIMPHDFRRSFITRVIEEHDLSIAQKLAHHTNIQTTASYDVRDDNERRRAVDRFDL; the protein is encoded by the coding sequence TTGACTGAGTCCATCCGCAACCCGCTGACCCTCTACCTCACCCGCCTGGCGCCCTCCAGCCAACTGACCATGCGTTATGTGCTGCAAGACGCGGCCGACCGTCTGGGCTTTGAAGACGTCAACCTCGAAGACATCGACTGGCACCTGCTGCAACCCGAACAGGTGATCGCCCTGGTCGCCGCGTTGCGCGAGGACGGTTATGCGCCGAACACCTCATCGCTGTATGTGAATGCCGTGCGCGGCGTGATGAATGAAGCGTGGCGCATGAGCTTGATCAGCCAGGAGCACCTGCTGAAGATGCGTTCGGTCAAGGCCGCATCCGGTACGCGCCTGGGGCAGGGGCGCAACCTGCGCCGTACGTTGATCCGCGAAATGATGGAAGTCTGCGCCGCCGACCCACGCCCCCAGGGCCTGCGCGATGCCGCTGTGATCGGCATCCTGTACGGCTCTGGCATGCGCAAGTCGGAGTCGGTCAACCTTGACCTGGCGCAGGTCGACTTCGAGCAACGCAGTTTGCGCGTGATCGGCAAGGGCAATAAGGAACTGGTCAAGTACGCGCCGGGCTGGGCTTTCGCCAAGCTGCAGGCTTGGCTGGAATTTCGTCGCGGGCAGCTCAAGGAAGGCGAGCAGGACGACCCGTTCCTGTTCAACCGCATTCGTCGCGGTAGTCATATCACCCGTGAACGCATCACCAAGCACGCGATTTATTACATCGCGCGCCAGCGCGGCGACCAAGTGGGCGTGAAGATCATGCCCCATGACTTCCGCCGTTCCTTCATCACGCGGGTGATTGAGGAGCATGACCTGTCGATTGCGCAGAAGTTGGCCCACCACACCAATATCCAGACCACCGCCAGCTATGACGTGCGCGATGACAACGAGCGGCGGCGGGCGGTGGATCGGTTTGATCTGTAG
- a CDS encoding M949_RS01915 family surface polysaccharide biosynthesis protein, with product MNSVQLLRGQLRPVLMGLLVCVACVATVRADEGVALASIDQVPDGVEVRGKQIAAYTWDDRQGKNLLVLAEQVSERDDDGTQSAFVYAAQYLLAGEHPKRVWMLYDDVRHCEFDAGLHFDTAATKVTDLLRDGNTQATVGYSRTCTSDVSPNEFKLIMHVGKSEKYRLRGVDRYGAAWWDEDAGALRGMPLPTDCSVAAQQALVSQYKEQGTELPLPGCYSDEKDFAKAPDSYLTFMRQHWFALMRKQDADWSQSQTQPQQPTEEDDVAP from the coding sequence ATGAATAGCGTGCAGCTTTTACGCGGCCAGTTGCGGCCGGTGTTGATGGGATTGTTGGTCTGCGTTGCGTGTGTGGCAACGGTGCGAGCCGACGAGGGCGTGGCCCTGGCCAGCATTGATCAGGTACCCGATGGCGTCGAAGTACGTGGCAAGCAGATCGCCGCCTATACCTGGGACGACCGCCAAGGCAAGAACCTGCTGGTGCTGGCCGAACAGGTCAGCGAGCGCGACGACGATGGCACCCAGTCGGCCTTTGTCTACGCAGCCCAGTATTTGCTGGCAGGTGAGCATCCCAAGCGCGTGTGGATGCTCTACGACGACGTGCGGCACTGCGAATTCGACGCCGGGCTGCACTTCGACACGGCGGCCACCAAGGTCACTGACCTTCTGCGCGATGGCAATACCCAGGCGACGGTGGGCTACTCGCGCACCTGTACCAGCGATGTCAGCCCAAATGAATTCAAGCTGATCATGCATGTCGGCAAGTCCGAGAAGTATCGCCTGCGCGGCGTCGACCGTTACGGCGCAGCCTGGTGGGACGAGGATGCCGGTGCCCTGCGGGGCATGCCGTTGCCCACAGATTGCAGTGTGGCCGCGCAGCAGGCGCTGGTCAGCCAGTACAAGGAGCAGGGCACGGAGCTGCCGCTGCCAGGCTGCTACAGCGACGAGAAGGATTTTGCCAAGGCACCGGACAGCTACCTGACCTTCATGCGCCAGCACTGGTTTGCACTGATGCGTAAACAGGATGCTGATTGGAGCCAATCCCAGACCCAGCCCCAGCAGCCCACGGAAGAGGATGACGTGGCGCCGTGA
- the arnC gene encoding undecaprenyl-phosphate 4-deoxy-4-formamido-L-arabinose transferase yields the protein MKPYPIHCVSIVIPVYNEQESLPELLRRTTAACKQLAYDYEIILVDDGSRDNSAQLLEDAAAEDGSNVVAVILNRNYGQHAAIMAGFEQCRGEVVITLDADLQNPPEEIPRLVEQAALGYDVVATVRNNRQDSAFRRWPSRLINLAVQRSTGVAMTDYGCMLRAYRRTIVDAMLACRERSTFIPILANGFARHTTEILVHHAEREHGESKYSAMRLVSLMFDLLTCMTTTPLRLLSIVGFSLAALGVLFAFALIVMRLAFGADWAGDGLFVLFAVLFVFTGGQFIGMGLLGEYLGRMYSDVRARPRFFIEKVLRNQPTAPAPVVIVDGLASSHSSTSSSDQVQS from the coding sequence TTGAAACCCTACCCTATTCATTGCGTATCGATCGTTATCCCGGTCTACAACGAACAAGAAAGCCTGCCTGAACTGTTGCGCCGCACCACGGCAGCTTGCAAACAGCTGGCTTACGACTACGAAATCATCCTGGTGGACGATGGTAGCCGTGACAATTCGGCGCAATTGCTGGAAGACGCCGCCGCTGAAGACGGCAGCAACGTGGTGGCGGTGATCCTCAACCGCAATTATGGCCAGCACGCCGCGATCATGGCGGGTTTCGAGCAGTGCCGTGGCGAAGTCGTCATCACCCTCGATGCCGACCTGCAAAACCCGCCCGAAGAAATCCCGCGCCTGGTGGAACAAGCCGCCCTGGGCTACGACGTGGTCGCCACGGTGCGTAACAACCGCCAGGATTCGGCATTCCGCCGCTGGCCTTCACGCCTGATCAACCTCGCCGTGCAACGCTCCACCGGCGTGGCCATGACCGATTACGGCTGCATGCTGCGCGCCTACCGCCGCACCATCGTCGACGCGATGCTGGCCTGCCGCGAGCGCAGCACCTTCATTCCGATCCTGGCCAACGGTTTTGCCCGTCACACCACGGAAATCCTGGTGCACCACGCTGAGCGTGAGCACGGCGAGTCCAAATACAGCGCCATGCGCCTGGTCAGCCTGATGTTCGACCTGCTCACGTGCATGACCACCACGCCGTTGCGCCTGTTGTCCATCGTCGGCTTCAGCCTCGCGGCGCTGGGTGTGCTGTTTGCTTTTGCGCTGATCGTCATGCGCCTGGCCTTCGGTGCCGATTGGGCGGGCGACGGCCTGTTCGTACTGTTTGCGGTGCTGTTCGTATTTACCGGCGGCCAGTTCATTGGCATGGGCCTGCTCGGTGAATACCTGGGGCGCATGTACAGCGATGTGCGCGCCCGCCCGCGTTTCTTCATTGAAAAAGTGCTGCGCAACCAACCGACAGCACCGGCTCCCGTGGTCATCGTTGATGGCCTGGCCTCTTCCCATTCGTCTACTTCCTCTTCCGATCAGGTTCAGTCATGA